TGAGAGGGAAAACCACGACGTTGTCGTATAGCCTGTGATCGCCATCAAATAAACTTACAGTTGCCGTTTCGTTCGCTACAGAAACGAAATCTAGTTTATactttctttctttcatCGAGTTAAACATGATCGAATAGTCATTGATCGTCGTTAGCCTCTCATCATACAAAACCAACGTCTTAGAGCCTTCGACACATCTCGCACTGACAGTAACCAGCAGGATTGAAAGGGCTATTAACAGATTCCTGAGCATCTCTTTAGATATCAACGAACCGTTACTGCTTCGATCTTACTCTTTTACTTCTATGCACGCTGTGTTTTTATAGCTCACTTGACATTTCAGATTATGTATCCGCTGTGCGAAGGCATGAAGATCGCCAAATACAGGTGAAATAGCTACGCCCTGTAGTTCATCATCGAGAAATCTCCAGATCTCGGGCAATTAAGCCATGATGACAGAGGATAAGCCGGAATTGGCAGAATTTACTGCGGCTGACCTTTCTCGAGCTCTGAAAACGCTGCAGGAGGGAGAACAGACAGCAGACGAAATCGAGCGAAGGCTTGATATGATGGAGCAGAGGATGGCCCTACTTCTTGAGCAGGTCGAACAAATGCAAAGCAATACGGAAAGAATTCAGACAAATCAAACAAAGAATGACAACTAGCGCTTTGTTCTAGGCTGAAGGCAACTTTCCTGCAATTAAAGCCTCCTCCAAAGCTCTATCACTACATAGTAGTGTGATATATCTATAAGCTGACTATCCTATGTAATTTCCCTAGGCACGAATAATGGCTCGTCTTTATCCTCGTAAGAGAATGGATTAACACTTCTTTCTGGATTGAGAGCGTACTTTGATGGATCAACGTGAATGATTACTTTTACCTGCTTTCCGTTGCCGATCCACCATTTCTTAAGATCGGAGCTGGGGGGAGGAAGCCTCACCCCGGTAGTGTGACCAGACGCAGCGGACGGCGAGATAGCAGGAGTTTTTGAGCCGTCCTTTTCTAAGCTTTCTACTAACAGACTGCCGTCGTTCAGTAAAGCGAGCTTCTCTCTATCGTTCAGACTGGCCAACTTGCTCGCAATTTTCTGGTAAATTTCTGCTGCCAGCGCTGCCTTCTCCTGTTCATCCAAAACTGTAACTACTGCTCGGAACGTAGCATAGACAGGCCTGTGGTCGGAAAATAAGATATTCTCGGCACAGCCATAAGTCAACTGTCTAAGAGACGCCCCTCTGCTGAGTATACGATCCGTCCAGGCTGGTATACGCATCTTCTCACTAGTGTCATACGTCTTCGTCCCGGGGTCGAATTTGTAAGTTGGAGGAAATTTTATCTCCATTTCATGGTAGTAGGGGAAGGCTTCTCCAGCAATCATCTGCTGGTTGAGCTGGTCTCTCTCAAACAATTTAGAAAATTCCTCAGCCGCGATCATTTTTCGTACCTCATCGTTAGACATCAGTATTCTATAGTTAAAGTCCCCCATCCATATGACAACATCGTGATCTTTAATCCTTAGGCCACGAGAGAATCTGATGTTTTTGACAATAGTCTTATAATCATTGTGACGCTGCTCTACGTTGTCCAGACCCGCCGCTAGGTGGGACACCAGCAAGCAAAACTTGGTGGCTGAGTACTTAAAACTAACAGCAACTGCTCCCTTATTAGAGGTCATTCCGCCAAAACCAGTTTTTTTCATGTCACCTTCGATGTGTTTTACTTTCTGATACTCCAATTCATTCACGAAAAGCATCAGGAGGACCCCGCCCAACTGGCTACTCCAAACGCAGCCATATCTTCGCTCAGGATTCAGACCATTGATGGCTCCcagaatcttcttctcccaATACGATTTAACATAAGGATCTGTTGAAAGGATGTGTCCTGGCGTTAATTCA
The nucleotide sequence above comes from Torulaspora globosa chromosome 6, complete sequence. Encoded proteins:
- the CMI7 gene encoding Cmi7p (ancestral locus Anc_7.141) → MTEDKPELAEFTAADLSRALKTLQEGEQTADEIERRLDMMEQRMALLLEQVEQMQSNTERIQTNQTKNDN